The Streptomyces rubrogriseus genomic sequence CCTCAACAATCCCGCCCTGCACTCCCGCATCCTCGACTGGTACCAGTTCAGCCCCCTCACCCCCACCGAAGTCCAGGCCGTCATCCCCGCCTACCAGCGCATCTGGGCCGACGCGCAGCCCGAACTGATCCTGTACACCGACGACATGGCAGGCCACGGATCCTTCAGGAACTGGGCACGAATCACCCTCCTTCTCCACGACGCCCTCGAAGAAAACCCCGGCCTCACCCTCAGCAAAGACCTCATCCGCTGGGTACTCAGCCGCCTCGACCCCACCACCCGCCACACCCCGCAACGCTGACGACCGCGCTGGCGGCTCCCGGCTGGGGCGGGAGCGTCTACGTAGCTCCGGCCACGCGGCGGGCGCCTGACCGCCGGTGCAACGTCCGTCTGCAGCACGGGCCGCGCAGAAGCCTGGGGCCGTCCCGCCGGAGCTCGGCCTGCTGCGGCTACGGCCACGCGGAGATGAGGAGCGCGGTCAGGGCCAGGCCAACGGAGAGCGTGCCGGCGAAGGTGACGCCTGCACGCGTGATGGCTGCGGGGACGGACGCGTTGTCCCAGCGCGCCAGCGCGGCGGCAGCGGCGCCCGAGGCCAGGGAGACCGTGAGGACGGTGGCGAGAAGGACCAGTACGACTGTTGATCGGGGAGACATTCGTGACACCGCCTGTGGCTTGACGACCGGTTCGTGGAGTGCGCTTCCACGATTTCCCGGCGCTCCCCAGGGGGCGAGCGCTTGGATGTTGTTGCAGGGACAAGCCGTAGGTTGTGTCAGAACAATAGGCGGGAGGGAACGGCGCTTTGGGTGAGCGGACTCGTGCCGGGCGGCCGTGGACGGCGGCGCGCGGCCCCAGCGCGGAGATCAACGAACTCGTCGGGACGCTCCGCTCGTGGCTGGACGTGGCCCAGATGCCTGTGGCCCGCCTCCACCAATTCCTGACGGCCGAGCACTTCGTCAGCGGCCAGGTGCCGTCGCTGACCAGGCTCCGCAAGCAACTGGCAGGCGAAGGGCTGTCGTGGGACCTGGTGGAGGCTGTGGCCGACGTCTGCCACCCCGACGACGACAACGAGGCGGCCGGGCAGCGGCTGGCCCCACTGCGAAAACTGTGGCGTCTGGCCCAGACCGCGCCGACGGCCACGGACGGAAGCGGTCCCCAGGTGACAGCGCGCGAGGTCCTTGAGGTCCAGCGCCAAGCCATCACCGCCTACGAGGAGCTCAACCGTGCCCGCCGGGCATTCGAGACCAGCGAGCAGGGGCGACAGCAGGCGCTGCAGATCGCCACCATCCTCTTCGGAATGCTCGGCCAGGCCCAGGCGAAGGTCCTGGAGCTCACCCGCCGCATCGACGCTCTCCGCTCCGCCCCGCAGAGCCCCGCGGGCATCGACCGCCTCGAACAGACGCGGCGGCGGGCCGAGAGTCAGGAGCGGGAACTGCGCACGCAGCTGGCCCGAGCGGACAGCGACCGCCAGCAGGCACAGGCGGTAGCAGACCATGCGGCCCGGCGGATCCAAGAGCTCGAGGCCGAGCTTGAGGTACTCAAAGCCAGAACAGAGAACGCGCCCCGGCCCACCGACGAGGCGCTGCCCGCCGTGTCCGTCCCGCCGGCGCCCGATGAGACGGGCCTCGACGCCGTCGACGACACGCTGGAGAAGGTGCGCGCCGCGCTCGACCTGGAGCAAGAAGCCGTTCAAGAGGCCGCGGAGGACCTCGGCATAGGCATCGCCCCGGCCGCTGGCTCGGACCACGGCAGCCGCACGATCCCCGGACAGGCCCTCACCGACGCCCTGCCACGGTCAGAGCTCGCCACAGAGTCTCAGACGCAAGCCAGCGGTCTTTTGTTGCCAACAACTGCGCACAACCCCCTGACCCCGCCGTTCGCGCCGGACGGGCCCGGCCGCAACCCCGCACCATCGCCGGACCGCATGCGGCTCGCCTCCGCCGCGGAGACCATCGCCGCCGGCACCAGCATCGAGGAGGTCAGCGCCGGCCTCGGCCGCGCAGCCGTACCCGACTTCGCCGATCAAGTCGTCCTCTACCTCAGGGACCCGCTGGAGGACTACGACACGCTGATCTTCGGAGCCATACGCCTGGCCCGCCAGCAGGCGGGCGGGCAGACGGCCCACCCGCCTCCCGCGGTGCCCGAAGCGCTCGCCGTCCCCGGGGGCGGCCCGCTGGCCGAGGTCCTCGGCAGCGTCCGGCCCGTCGCCGTCGGCGACCCCCTCTCCCGCGCAGCGCTGGCGGACATCGACGCCGGCCTGGCCGGGTCCCGGGCCCACGCGATCATCGCCCCGCTGCACAGCAGGAGGCTGCTGGTCGGATGCGCCGTCCTCTTGCGGTACGGCCCGACGCCCTATGACGAGTCGGACCTGCTGGTCGCGGCGCAGATGGCCACGCACACTGTCCTCGGCATCGATCAGGTTCTGCTGGCCCAGCGTCAGGCCACGGCGATGATGGAACTCCAACGGACCATGCTGCCCGACAGCCTCGCCCAGCCCACCGGCATCCGACTGGCTTTCCGCTACCTACCGGCCACTGAGACCGCGCGGGTCGGTGGCGACTGGTACGACTCCATCTCCCTCCCCGGCAGCCGGGCCGCCTTGGTCATCGGCGATGTCATGGGCCACGCCAGAGTCTCCGCCGCCATCATGGGCCAACTGCGCACCTCCGTGCAGACCCTCTCCGGCCTCGACCTGCCGCCCCACGAGGTCCTGCACCACCTCGACGAGCAAGCCCAGCGCCTCGGGCCAAGCCACCTAGCGACCTGCCTCTACGCCGTCTACGACCCGGTCTCCCAGCGCCTCGCCGTCGCCAACGCCGGCCACCCCCCGCCCATCCTGCTCCACCCGGACGGCCGGGCCGAGGTACTGCAGGTGCCGCCCGGTGCCCCCATCGGTGTGGGCGGGGTGGACTACGAGACCATAGAGGTCGACGCCCCTGTCGGAGCGATGCTCCTCATGTACACCGACGGCCTGGTGGAAACGAGAGAGCGTGACGTGTGGAGCGGCATCGAGCAGGCGCGCGAGCAGGCCGCCGCAGGCCAGCGGGCCAAGAGCGGCGACGTGTTCGACCTCGAGTCATTCTGCGATGACGTGATGACGCCCCTTCTTGGAACAGCCGAAAGATGGCGGGAGGACGACGTCGCCCTGCTCGCCGCCCGCTTCGACGGCATCGCCCCGGACGACGTCGCTCACTGGCCACTCGAGGCGACAGACAGGTCACCACGCGAAGCACGAACCCTCACACGGGATGCGCTCTCACGCTGGCGGCTGGAAGAGATGACGGAAGCCGCCGAACTGCTGGTCAGCGAACTCGTGACGAACGCAGCGCGCCACACGTCCCAGCGCCTGACGCTGCGGCTGCTGCGAACCGACGTACTACGGTGCGAAGTCCTGGACGACGAGCCGAGCCTGCCCAGAGCTCGCCGGCCGGAAAGCTTGGACGAGGCTGGCCGCGGGCTCTACCTGGTCAACAGAATCGCGAGGCGGTGGGGGGTCAGCCGACTCTCCACAGGAAAAGTAGTCTGGTTCGAACTCGCCATCCCCGACCGTAAGCGCCCGCAGGATCTGCCTGCAGATCCTGGCCCACGGCCCTGAGCTGTCCCCGAAGGCACGGTGGCGCCCGCGGCTTGTTCCCCGTGTCCTGCCGCTGGAGCTGTCGTGACGGGGACGTCCGGGTACGAGGCGGCCGTCCGCCACAACTACGCCTTCCTCGCGCGCAGCTGCTGGTCGTGCCCGTCGGACGGGCTCTTGTCCGGGGATGAAACGACACGCGGCCGCGGCCCGCGTGGTTGGAGCGGACGTCCGGGCGCTGTCGCCGACGGCTCGTCGCTCGCCGAGTGAGGCCAGCGGATGTTCGCGATGACCCGCGCGCTCGAGCAGCCGAACCGTCACCTGTTCGACTCCAGAGTTCCTCCATGTACGAGCGCGGAGCCACGCCGAGGACATGCTTGGCCATGGATGTCGCTGCGCCCGGCCGTTGAGGTTCTGTGCAACACATGGTCCCAGCGAACGCCCAGTTCCGAGGCCGAAGGTGGCGGCCCTTGCAGCACGCTGTGGTGCCTTGCGGATCGTGACTACTGGGGAGGCGTGACGAGAAAGGTGGACCGAGGGTCGACGTCGGGCGAGTGGGCGAGGGTTGGGAGATCGTGGTCGGGAAGGCCAGCAAGTTCTACGGCAGCTTGCCCGGACGCGTGGGCGGAGCCGATGGACTGGCCGTTGGCGACGGCGGCGTAGAACTGGGCGGCGTAGAAGATCGCGTCGGCATCGCCGATCTCGTCGGACATGCCGATGGCGAAGTCGACCGTGCCGATCAGTTGGTCGATCTGGCTGGCGGAGCGGCAGGAGTTGAGCAGGACGAGCAGGGGCGTCTCGTCGGTAGCGGCGACGGCACGGGCGAAGGCCCTCGCGGTGACGACAGCTCCCTCGTGCGGCTGGTCGACGTCTTCCTCGAAGACGATCAGGCCCTCATCGCTGTGGCCAGAGAAGTGCACCACGTGGGGCCGGAACCGGGTGATGCCGTCCAGGAGGTCCGCTGCCGTGGCGGCGGGCCGGACGTCGAGTTCCACCGAGTCGCGGTGCAGGGCCCGTTCAACGGCGGAACGGATACGCGACTGCTCCCGTCCGACCCGGAGATCTCCCTCGGAGGACGCACCCAGCATCAGCACACGGAGCTTCTCCGGCTTCGGTGCCCTCAGCTCTCGCAGCACCGTGCCCACTTGCTGCTCTGCCGTGCTCAGGCGCCGCTGGAGGTCCTTCTGCTCAGCGGCGGCACGGCGGTCGGCCGTCAGCTGCTCACGCTGGCGGGTCCGCTCTGTGGCCTCTCGCTCTGACTTCTCCGCCTTGGCCAGCTTGGCCCGCGTCTCACCCACCTCCTTTGCGAGGGCGGCGGCTTTCGTGTTCCACTTGGCTGCCTCGCGGGATGCGGTGTTCGCCTGGGTGTCGTACCGGTCCGCCTCGCGTTGCTTGTTCTTGACGGTGCTGGCGTTCTTCGACCTCCCCGCTGCGGCACGTGCCTTCGCGGCGGCGGTCTGTTTGCCGGCTGCCTTGGTCTGGAAGTCTCCAGCCTTCTTCTCTGCGGCGGCATGCTCCTTGCTCTTGCGGTCCAGCAGGCCGCGGTAGTAGCTCGAGTTCACGGTCGGCCTCCGATGGTGAGTTGGTGCCTGCCTGCACAGTACGAGCACCCTGTGGCATCGCCTGCCTCTCGGACCGCTCTGGTGCCGCCGGCCTGAGGCGGTCAGCCCGCCAGGTGGGCCCAGGCGTCCAGTGGCACCGGGGGCGGCGACGCGCGGTCCCGACGTCCTGGGTGCGGTGGGATTCTGCGACGGCGAGGAGTTCGATCTCGACGAGAGAGCGGATCAGGCTGTTGCGGTGAGGCAGCCGTTGTTGCTGAAGCCACCGGATCGAGGGCGTGGCATACAGTATTCCTGAAGCGGCCTCGCCGGTCCGGGCGACGCAGCACTGCCCCTGCCGTACGGGAGCGGCACGCAGCCGCCGTGTTGGCCGATGGCTGTGGCCAGGGGAGAAAGGGGACCGTGCGTCGGCAGGGGGCTGTCCTGGAGGGCGAGTGTGCCCAGGGCTGCTGCCGCTTGCCACTCTCCTCGGGCTGCGGGAGCAGTTGTGGCGCGACGAGTGCGGGCCTGGCCGGTCATGTGGGCACCTTATGACGGGGCGCGGCGAGGCCGTGTTCGACTGCTGGTTCGTGCAAGTGCCGCCAGGACGGGGCGGTGGCCCGCTCCGGAGCTTCTCCTGGCTGCTGACCGTGACGCGCCTCACGCCCCTCGCATCGATTAGGCCCAGGACAGACCAGGCGGGCGGTAGAAGCAGCCCGGCTGTCAGGCCGCAGACCGACGATCCCACCAGACATCTGGCGGACCAAAGATGCCGGGCAGAACTCTCGCACGCGATTCACCTGTGCTGCGCCACGCCTTGCGGGGTGCAAGTTAACTATTGGGACTGACATTCCTAGTGGGTAATGGCTGGAATCTTCAGGGTGGTGGAGTCGGTGGGCCTGCCACACTCTGTCC encodes the following:
- a CDS encoding ATP-binding SpoIIE family protein phosphatase, translating into MEKVRAALDLEQEAVQEAAEDLGIGIAPAAGSDHGSRTIPGQALTDALPRSELATESQTQASGLLLPTTAHNPLTPPFAPDGPGRNPAPSPDRMRLASAAETIAAGTSIEEVSAGLGRAAVPDFADQVVLYLRDPLEDYDTLIFGAIRLARQQAGGQTAHPPPAVPEALAVPGGGPLAEVLGSVRPVAVGDPLSRAALADIDAGLAGSRAHAIIAPLHSRRLLVGCAVLLRYGPTPYDESDLLVAAQMATHTVLGIDQVLLAQRQATAMMELQRTMLPDSLAQPTGIRLAFRYLPATETARVGGDWYDSISLPGSRAALVIGDVMGHARVSAAIMGQLRTSVQTLSGLDLPPHEVLHHLDEQAQRLGPSHLATCLYAVYDPVSQRLAVANAGHPPPILLHPDGRAEVLQVPPGAPIGVGGVDYETIEVDAPVGAMLLMYTDGLVETRERDVWSGIEQAREQAAAGQRAKSGDVFDLESFCDDVMTPLLGTAERWREDDVALLAARFDGIAPDDVAHWPLEATDRSPREARTLTRDALSRWRLEEMTEAAELLVSELVTNAARHTSQRLTLRLLRTDVLRCEVLDDEPSLPRARRPESLDEAGRGLYLVNRIARRWGVSRLSTGKVVWFELAIPDRKRPQDLPADPGPRP